The Geotalea uraniireducens Rf4 genome window below encodes:
- a CDS encoding type II toxin-antitoxin system RelE/ParE family toxin, translating into MNIRFLEPARIELDDAISWYEIEQENLGWLFLDEVRFALKRITNFPESCATIAPGLRRCITRRFPYMLVYGIDNKTVVIVAVAHLHREPMYWHDRPTRETVGDA; encoded by the coding sequence ATGAATATTCGCTTCCTTGAGCCTGCCCGGATCGAGCTTGATGACGCGATTTCCTGGTATGAGATAGAGCAGGAAAATCTTGGGTGGCTTTTTCTTGATGAAGTTCGTTTTGCCTTGAAGCGGATTACCAACTTTCCTGAAAGCTGTGCGACTATTGCTCCTGGGTTGCGGCGTTGCATAACAAGAAGATTCCCTTATATGCTGGTCTACGGCATTGATAACAAGACAGTTGTAATCGTTGCCGTTGCCCATTTGCACCGTGAACCGATGTACTGGCATGACAGACCCACAAGGGAAACCGTGGGGGACGCTTGA
- a CDS encoding addiction module protein — protein sequence MLERNNPLIHQATALPPLERLQLVDYILESLDMPDKEIEKLWADEASRRWEGYKAGKIKTLSAAEVFEKYKP from the coding sequence ATGCTCGAACGTAACAATCCTCTTATTCATCAAGCAACTGCTCTTCCTCCACTTGAACGACTCCAGTTAGTTGACTATATTCTTGAATCGCTGGATATGCCGGATAAGGAGATCGAGAAACTCTGGGCTGATGAAGCATCACGGCGCTGGGAAGGGTATAAGGCTGGAAAAATCAAAACCCTTTCTGCCGCTGAAGTGTTCGAGAAGTACAAACCATGA
- a CDS encoding nucleotidyltransferase domain-containing protein, with product MIDQALLDRATELLKETAHPQKIILFGSHARKEAREDSDVDILVIENEVKVRIAEMVRLNRTLSPLRIPVDLLVVSRETFEYWAETPGNVYYQAKTEGKVVYEAA from the coding sequence ATGATAGATCAAGCTCTTCTGGACAGGGCAACCGAACTGCTCAAGGAAACCGCCCATCCGCAAAAAATCATCCTGTTTGGCTCCCATGCCCGGAAAGAAGCGCGCGAAGACAGCGATGTCGATATACTCGTTATTGAAAATGAGGTAAAGGTTCGTATTGCCGAAATGGTGCGCCTTAACCGGACCCTGAGTCCGCTTCGCATTCCCGTCGATCTGCTGGTGGTCAGCCGGGAGACCTTCGAATATTGGGCTGAAACTCCGGGCAATGTATATTACCAGGCAAAAACGGAAGGAAAGGTAGTTTATGAGGCAGCATGA
- a CDS encoding 2-oxoisovalerate dehydrogenase, with translation MNEIFFLVEEASEGGYAAKALGESIFTEADTLEELHANVRDAVRCHFDEGKAPKMIRLHFVHEEVLAV, from the coding sequence ATGAACGAAATCTTTTTCCTTGTTGAAGAAGCCTCAGAAGGCGGCTACGCGGCCAAAGCACTCGGGGAATCGATTTTCACCGAGGCAGATACCCTTGAAGAACTCCATGCCAATGTACGGGATGCGGTTCGGTGCCACTTCGATGAAGGGAAAGCGCCGAAGATGATCCGCCTGCACTTTGTCCACGAAGAAGTCCTCGCCGTATGA
- a CDS encoding type II toxin-antitoxin system HicA family toxin yields the protein MKLPRDITGNDLAKALVKLGYHVTRQTGSHIRLSTVENGEHHITVPAHNPLKIGTLAAILSDIESHHKLTREELLKRFFS from the coding sequence ATGAAGCTGCCGCGTGACATCACCGGAAACGACCTGGCAAAAGCCCTCGTCAAACTCGGTTATCATGTCACCCGACAGACCGGCAGTCACATCAGGCTCTCTACGGTTGAAAACGGCGAGCATCACATTACCGTACCCGCCCACAATCCCCTGAAAATAGGGACCCTGGCGGCAATTCTTTCCGATATCGAATCCCATCACAAGCTGACGCGAGAAGAGCTGTTGAAGCGCTTTTTCTCTTGA
- a CDS encoding DnaJ family domain-containing protein, producing MDVFATIAERRIREAMERGEFDNLAGKGKPLAEEDLSAVPEELRMAYKVMKNAGCLPPELELSNKVHSLRRLVLSMDDGEERSRKVRELNHKLMKLEMARRRPMSLDLLPAYQEKMLDRLAGEERKG from the coding sequence ATGGACGTTTTCGCAACAATAGCCGAGCGCAGAATCAGGGAAGCCATGGAGCGGGGGGAATTCGACAACCTTGCCGGCAAGGGGAAACCGCTGGCCGAGGAGGACCTTTCCGCCGTGCCGGAGGAGCTGCGCATGGCCTACAAGGTGATGAAAAACGCCGGTTGCCTGCCGCCCGAACTGGAGCTTTCCAACAAGGTCCACTCCCTGCGACGGCTGGTGCTCTCCATGGACGACGGCGAGGAACGGAGCAGGAAGGTGCGCGAGCTGAACCACAAGCTGATGAAGCTGGAGATGGCCCGCAGGCGCCCCATGAGCCTGGATCTCCTGCCGGCATACCAGGAGAAGATGCTCGACCGGCTGGCGGGAGAGGAGCGGAAGGGGTGA
- the cobA gene encoding uroporphyrinogen-III C-methyltransferase has product MTEISKKRGFVYLIGAGPGDPGLITVKGRDCIGKADVILYDYLANEHLLTYAAPHAELIYAGKVGGVHNREQWQINELLVEKALEGKVVARLKGGDPFVFGRGGEECETLVASGIPFEIVPGVTAGIGAAAYAGIPLTHRDFTTSVAFVTGHENPGKEASDIDWERLSLGSGTVVFYMGIKNLPLIAQNLMAHGRSAETPVALIRWGTRPEQEVLVGTLADIADKARKAAFKAPAITVVGNVVTLRDKLRWFDNRPLFGKGVLVTRAADQAGEFSRLLAGYGAQVFECPTIRIVPPESFDGLDGAIASLPSFAWLIFTSCNAVSSFFTRLHDRGLDSRAIGPCRICAVGPKTAAALSTYGIIADLVPADYKAEGVIEAFRSLDMNGKRVLFPKADRARDLIPTELQKMGAEIEAPVAYRNVIPEALPSEALQALEERRIRCITFTSSSTAQNLAAMLGENRLLNLLEGVTIASIGPITSRTCRELGLPVDIEPPAYTLEALTGEIVRHFT; this is encoded by the coding sequence ATGACCGAAATTTCTAAAAAACGCGGCTTTGTCTACCTCATCGGCGCCGGCCCCGGCGATCCCGGCCTGATAACCGTCAAGGGGCGCGACTGCATCGGCAAGGCTGACGTCATCCTCTACGATTACCTGGCCAACGAGCACCTTCTCACCTACGCCGCACCCCATGCAGAACTGATCTATGCAGGCAAGGTAGGGGGTGTCCATAACCGCGAGCAGTGGCAGATCAATGAGCTGTTGGTGGAGAAGGCCCTCGAAGGAAAGGTCGTGGCCCGCCTCAAGGGGGGCGACCCCTTTGTCTTCGGCCGCGGCGGCGAAGAGTGCGAGACCCTGGTCGCGTCAGGCATTCCCTTCGAGATCGTACCAGGGGTGACCGCCGGCATCGGCGCTGCCGCCTACGCCGGGATACCCCTTACCCACCGCGACTTCACCACATCGGTGGCCTTTGTCACCGGCCACGAGAACCCGGGCAAGGAAGCGTCGGACATCGACTGGGAACGTCTTTCCCTCGGGAGCGGCACGGTGGTCTTCTACATGGGGATCAAGAACCTGCCCTTGATCGCGCAAAACCTGATGGCCCACGGAAGAAGCGCAGAAACGCCTGTGGCCCTGATCCGCTGGGGGACAAGGCCGGAGCAGGAGGTTTTGGTCGGCACCCTGGCCGACATCGCCGACAAAGCGCGCAAGGCGGCCTTCAAGGCGCCGGCAATCACCGTCGTCGGCAACGTGGTCACCCTTCGGGACAAGCTGCGCTGGTTCGACAACCGCCCCCTCTTCGGCAAGGGGGTCCTGGTAACCCGGGCCGCCGACCAGGCGGGCGAATTCTCCCGCCTCCTCGCGGGCTACGGCGCCCAGGTCTTCGAGTGCCCCACCATCCGGATCGTGCCGCCGGAATCGTTCGATGGGCTCGACGGAGCCATTGCCTCGCTGCCGTCCTTCGCCTGGCTGATTTTCACCTCCTGCAATGCCGTCAGCAGCTTCTTCACACGCCTGCACGATCGCGGGCTGGACAGCAGGGCCATCGGCCCCTGCCGCATCTGCGCCGTGGGCCCCAAAACAGCGGCTGCGCTCTCCACGTACGGCATCATCGCAGACCTGGTGCCGGCCGATTACAAGGCGGAAGGGGTGATCGAAGCGTTCAGATCCCTCGACATGAACGGCAAGCGGGTCCTTTTCCCCAAGGCAGACCGGGCGCGCGATCTCATCCCGACGGAGCTGCAGAAGATGGGGGCGGAGATCGAAGCACCCGTCGCCTACCGCAACGTCATCCCGGAGGCCCTGCCGTCTGAAGCCCTGCAAGCACTGGAAGAGCGGCGCATTCGCTGCATCACCTTCACCTCCTCATCAACGGCCCAGAACCTGGCCGCCATGCTCGGTGAAAACCGGCTGCTGAACCTCCTGGAAGGGGTGACTATCGCCTCCATCGGCCCGATAACTTCTCGGACCTGCCGCGAACTGGGACTGCCGGTGGATATCGAGCCCCCGGCATATACCCTGGAAGCACTGACCGGGGAGATCGTCCGGCATTTTACCTGA
- the hemC gene encoding hydroxymethylbilane synthase encodes MALKTLRIGTRASQLALWQANWVKSELEKRYPGLEVSLLKIKTIGDKILDVPLAQVGGKGLFVKEIEEAMLRGDIDIAVHSMKDVPTEFPEGLGLHCITEREDPRDAVISRGIKFADLPKGAKIGTSALRRQAQLLKIRPDMEMVIIRGNVETRINKLEAENLDAVILAAAGLKRLGFTDKVAEYLPTDLSIPAIGQGALGIECRLDNEEVKSAIDFFNHPATAYAVRAERALLWRCEGGCQVPIAAFGEVEGDQLKLTGFIASVDGKTSVKGSVSGPAEECEKLGITLAEQLLKDGGHEILAEVYQREVSREKEIPV; translated from the coding sequence ATGGCACTGAAAACTCTACGCATAGGAACACGCGCCAGCCAGCTGGCGCTCTGGCAGGCCAACTGGGTGAAGTCTGAGCTGGAAAAGCGTTATCCGGGGCTGGAAGTATCCCTGCTCAAGATCAAGACCATCGGCGACAAGATCCTCGACGTGCCACTGGCCCAGGTGGGGGGGAAAGGGCTGTTCGTCAAGGAGATCGAAGAGGCCATGCTGCGCGGCGACATCGACATTGCAGTCCACAGCATGAAGGATGTGCCGACCGAGTTTCCCGAAGGTCTGGGACTGCACTGCATTACCGAGCGGGAAGACCCGCGCGATGCGGTCATTTCCCGTGGCATAAAATTCGCCGACCTGCCAAAAGGGGCGAAAATCGGCACCAGCGCCCTGCGCCGCCAAGCCCAGCTGCTGAAAATCCGCCCGGACATGGAGATGGTCATCATCCGCGGCAACGTGGAAACCCGCATCAACAAGCTGGAGGCGGAGAACCTCGACGCCGTAATCCTTGCCGCTGCCGGCCTGAAGCGACTCGGCTTCACCGACAAGGTGGCGGAGTACCTCCCCACGGATCTTTCCATTCCGGCCATCGGCCAGGGGGCGCTCGGCATCGAATGCCGCCTCGACAACGAAGAGGTGAAAAGCGCCATCGACTTCTTCAACCATCCCGCCACCGCTTATGCGGTCAGGGCCGAGCGCGCCCTTCTCTGGCGCTGCGAAGGGGGCTGCCAGGTCCCCATTGCCGCATTCGGCGAGGTTGAAGGCGACCAGCTGAAGCTGACCGGCTTCATCGCTTCGGTGGACGGCAAAACCTCGGTGAAGGGGAGCGTCAGCGGACCTGCTGAAGAGTGCGAAAAACTCGGCATCACCCTTGCCGAGCAACTGCTCAAGGACGGTGGTCACGAGATCCTTGCCGAAGTCTACCAGCGGGAAGTTTCACGGGAAAAAGAGATTCCCGTTTAA